From Acipenser ruthenus chromosome 2, fAciRut3.2 maternal haplotype, whole genome shotgun sequence, a single genomic window includes:
- the LOC117409390 gene encoding AP-1 complex-associated regulatory protein-like isoform X1, which translates to MDTACLSSKVYPVEVLRLRQYAMGNCWAQCCGFFKRETSRIHRGGGSKYFRTNTTGEHFTVEFENLVESDEDESQGSSQRPLSEEEIGHLKEKRYNAITENQKTADEKLHSELAAQEEKLRIEEEAFYAAQREAARAAIQSKLLEHRLHKMKQRPQLAGSGDYQKSSAAGEDFETYLRNVKARSEAFRSSRATSETNMTPNTESSCDFTSKTRSTNDDTSLDLEWEDEEGMNTMIPVRERSKTEEDLLRAALRPSGRRTGSNPTSTSDDSNGLEWENDFVGTQIDDNGNSEYAGFVNPVLELSSSSSDLQKSDSNQQDR; encoded by the exons ATGGACACGGCGTGTCTTTCCTCCAAGGTGTACCCTGTTGAGGTGTTGAGGCTTCGTCAGTATGCGATGGGGAATTGTTGGGCTCAGTGTTGTGGGTTTTTCAAAAGGGAAACCAGCAGGATCCACAGAGGAGGAGG TTCCAAATACTTTCGAACCAATACTACTGGAGAACACTTTACCGTAGAG TTTGAGAATCTCGTAGAGAGCGATGAG gatgagAGCCAAGGAAGCAGCCAAAG ACCGCTAAGTGAAGAAGAAATTGGACATCTTAAAGAAAAACGGTATAATGCAATCACAGAAAATCAGAAGACGGCAGATGAAAAGCTTCACTCTGAG TTAGCTGCACAGGAGGAGAAGTTAAGGATAGAAGAGGAGGCTTTTTACGCTGCCCAGCGTGAAGCTGCCAGGGCAGCAATACAGAGCAAGCTTCTGGAG CATAGGCTCCACAAGATGAAACAGAGGCCGCAACTTGCAGGGAGCGGGGATTACCAAAAAAG TTCAGCTGCAGGGGAGGACTTTGAAACCTATCTACGGAATGTAAAGGCTCGGTCAGAAGCCTTCAGGAGCAGTA GAGCCACCTCCGAGACAAATATGACTCCAAACACAGAAAGCAGTTGTGACTTTACAAGCAAAACCAGGTCCACTAATGATGACACATCGctggacctggagtgggaggacgAAGAAG GGATGAACACAATGATTCCAGTGAGGGAGCGATCTAAAACTGAGGAGGACTTACTCCGTGCAGCACTGAGACCAAGCGGTAGGAGAACAGGTAGCAACCCCACGTCAACCTCTGACGATTCCAATGGACTGGAGTGGGAAAACGATTTTGTTGGCACCCAGATTGACGACAATGGCAATTCTGAATATGCAGGGTTTGTGAACCCAGTTTTAgaactctcctcctcctccagcgaCTTGCAAAAGAGTGACAGCAACCAGCAAGATAGATAG
- the LOC117409390 gene encoding AP-1 complex-associated regulatory protein-like isoform X2: protein MDTACLSSKVYPVEVLRLRQYAMGNCWAQCCGFFKRETSRIHRGGGSKYFRTNTTGEHFTVEFENLVESDEDESQGSSQRPLSEEEIGHLKEKRYNAITENQKTADEKLHSEHRLHKMKQRPQLAGSGDYQKSSAAGEDFETYLRNVKARSEAFRSSRATSETNMTPNTESSCDFTSKTRSTNDDTSLDLEWEDEEGMNTMIPVRERSKTEEDLLRAALRPSGRRTGSNPTSTSDDSNGLEWENDFVGTQIDDNGNSEYAGFVNPVLELSSSSSDLQKSDSNQQDR from the exons ATGGACACGGCGTGTCTTTCCTCCAAGGTGTACCCTGTTGAGGTGTTGAGGCTTCGTCAGTATGCGATGGGGAATTGTTGGGCTCAGTGTTGTGGGTTTTTCAAAAGGGAAACCAGCAGGATCCACAGAGGAGGAGG TTCCAAATACTTTCGAACCAATACTACTGGAGAACACTTTACCGTAGAG TTTGAGAATCTCGTAGAGAGCGATGAG gatgagAGCCAAGGAAGCAGCCAAAG ACCGCTAAGTGAAGAAGAAATTGGACATCTTAAAGAAAAACGGTATAATGCAATCACAGAAAATCAGAAGACGGCAGATGAAAAGCTTCACTCTGAG CATAGGCTCCACAAGATGAAACAGAGGCCGCAACTTGCAGGGAGCGGGGATTACCAAAAAAG TTCAGCTGCAGGGGAGGACTTTGAAACCTATCTACGGAATGTAAAGGCTCGGTCAGAAGCCTTCAGGAGCAGTA GAGCCACCTCCGAGACAAATATGACTCCAAACACAGAAAGCAGTTGTGACTTTACAAGCAAAACCAGGTCCACTAATGATGACACATCGctggacctggagtgggaggacgAAGAAG GGATGAACACAATGATTCCAGTGAGGGAGCGATCTAAAACTGAGGAGGACTTACTCCGTGCAGCACTGAGACCAAGCGGTAGGAGAACAGGTAGCAACCCCACGTCAACCTCTGACGATTCCAATGGACTGGAGTGGGAAAACGATTTTGTTGGCACCCAGATTGACGACAATGGCAATTCTGAATATGCAGGGTTTGTGAACCCAGTTTTAgaactctcctcctcctccagcgaCTTGCAAAAGAGTGACAGCAACCAGCAAGATAGATAG